The following proteins are encoded in a genomic region of Oncorhynchus keta strain PuntledgeMale-10-30-2019 chromosome 6, Oket_V2, whole genome shotgun sequence:
- the LOC118385657 gene encoding C-C motif chemokine 19-like: MSLRLAALLLLTSVLWSHAAANTDKAMDCCLTTTDAKLPHRVVKSFRIQTVSGGCRIPATVFVTRKNLRLCAPPATNNNWVTKLIKQLKRKSQNGKARKGKNGKNSRH, encoded by the exons ATGTCCTTACGGTTGGCTGCACTTCTTCTGTTGACATCAGTCCTCTGGAGCCATGCAGCAG cAAACACAGATAAAGCAATGGACTGCTGCCTGACAACAACCGATGCCAAACTTCCTCACAGAGTGGTGAAGTCATTCCGTAtccagacagtcagtggaggatGTCGGATACCTGCCACTGT GTTTGTCACGAGGAAGAATCTTAGACTGTGTGCTCCTCCTGCCACCAATAACAACTGGGTGACCAAACTCATCAAGCAACTGAAGAGGAAATCGCAGAATGGAAAGGCCAGAAAAGGGAAAAATG GCAAGAACAGTAGACACTGA